Proteins from a genomic interval of Euwallacea fornicatus isolate EFF26 chromosome 1, ASM4011564v1, whole genome shotgun sequence:
- the SERCA gene encoding calcium-transporting ATPase sarcoplasmic/endoplasmic reticulum type isoform X1, with amino-acid sequence MEDAHTKSVDEVLKYFSADPERGLSIDQVKRNQEKYGPNELPAEEGKSIWTLVLEQFDDLLVKILLLAAIISFVLALFEEHDGAFTAFVEPFVILLILIANAVVGVWQERNAESAIEALKEYEPEMGKVIRGDKPGVQKLRAREIVPGDIVEISVGDKIPADIRITKIFSTTLRIDQSILTGESVSVIKHTDPVPDPRAVNQDKKNILFSGTNVAAGKARGVVIGTGLATAIGKIRTEMSETEEIKTPLQQKLDEFGEQLSKVISVICVAVWAINIGHFNDPAHGGSWIKGAVYYFKIAVALAVAAIPEGLPAVITTCLALGTRRMAKKNAIVRSLPSVETLGCTSVICSDKTGTLTTNQMSVSRMFIFDKVEGNDSSINEFEITGSTYEPIGEVFLKGQKVKSSEFDSLHELGTICIMCNDSAIDFNEFKQCFEKVGEATETALIVLAEKMNPFNITKSGDRRQTAICVRQDIETKWKKEFTLEFSRDRKSMSSYCIPLKPTRLGNGPKLFVKGAPEGVLDRCTHVRVGQNKVPLTSAIKNRILEVTRAYGTGRDTLRCLALATADNPMKPEEMDLGDSTKFYTYEVNLTFVGVVGMLDPPRKEVTDAIVRCRAAGIRVIVITGDNKSTAEAICRRIGVFGEDEDTTGKSYSGREFDDLSPAEQKAACARARLFSRVEPAHKSKIVEYLQSMNEISAMTGDGVNDAPALKKAEIGIAMGSGTAVAKSAAEMVLADDNFSSIVAAVEEGRAIYNNMKQFIRYLISSNIGEVVSIFLTAALGLPEALIPVQLLWVNLVTDGLPATALGFNPPDLDIMTKPPRKADESLISGWLFFRYLAIGGYVGAATVGAAAWWFMSSPEGPQMSYYQLTHHLQCHGNGPEFKGIDCKVFTDPHPMTMALSVLVTIEMLNAMNSLSENQSLIAMPPWCNLWLIGSMALSFTLHFVILYVDVLSVVFQVCPLTLEEWLTVMKFSIPVILLDETLKFVARKITDGENPIYTVHWIILMWAVFFGLILWSPI; translated from the exons gtaTTAGCGTTATTTGAAGAACATGACGGAGCGTTCACAGCATTCGTGGAACCTTTTGTTATTCTCCTTATCCTCATTGCCAATGCCGTAGTAGGTGTCTGGCAG GAACGCAATGCTGAATCTGCAATTGAAGCACTCAAAGAATACGAGCCGGAAATGGGTAAAGTCATCCGAGGCGACAAACCGGGAGTACAAAAACTTAGAGCTAGAGAAATCGTACCTGGAGACATCGTTGAAATTTCTGTGGGCGACAAAATCCCCGCGGATATTCGTATCACTAAAATCTTCTCGACTACCTTGAGAATCGATCAGTCCATCTTAACCGGCGAATCCGTCTCTGTGATAAAACATACTGACCCTGTTCCGGATCCTCGTGCTGTTAACCAAGACAAGAAAAACATTCTCTTCTCTGGTACCAATGTCGCTGCAGGAAAAGCCCGCGGAGTCGTCATTGGAACTGGTTTAGCCACTGCCATTGGTAAAATCAGAACTGAGATGTCTGAAACTGAAGAGATCAAGACTCCCTTGCAACAAAAACTCGATGAATTTGGCGAACAATTGTCCAAGGTTATTTCTGTTATTTGTGTTGCTGTCTGGGCTATTAATATCGGTCATTTCAACGACCCCGCTCATGGTGGATCATGGATTAAGGGTGCTGTCTATTACTTCAAAATTGCAGTCGCTCTGGCTGTAGCAGCTATCCCTGAAGGTCTGCCTGCTGTCATCACCACTTGTCTCGCCTTGGGTACCCGTCGTATGGCCAAGAAGAACGCCATCGTCAGATCTTTGCCTTCTGTAGAAACCCTCGGTTGTACTTCTGTGATTTGCTCCGATAAAACTGGAACACTGACAACAAACCAGATGTCCGTCTCTCGCATGTTTATCTTCGATAAAGTTGAAGGAAACGACAGCAGTATCAATGAGTTCGAAATCACCGGTTCCACCTACGAGCCCATTGGAGAAGTATTCCTCAAAGGCCAAAAAGTGAAGAGCTCCGAGTTTGATTCCTTGCACGAATTGGGTACCATCTGCATCATGTGCAACGATTCTGCCATTGATTTTAACGAGTTTAAACAATGCTTTGAGAag GTTGGTGAAGCCACTGAAACTGCTTTGATAGTATTGGCTGAAAAAATGAATCCATTCAACATCACCAAATCCGGAGATAGGCGCCAGACCGCAATTTGCGTCCGACAGGACATCGAGACTAAATGGAAGAAGGAGTTCACCCTAGAATTCTCCCGTGATCGCAAGTCCATGTCATCCTATTGCATCCCTCTTAAACCCACACGTCTTGGCAACGGACCCAAATTGTTTGTTAAAGGAGCTCCTGAAGGTGTTTTGGATAGGTGCACTCACGTACGCGTTGGCCAAAACAAAGTCCCACTTACCAGTGCCATCAAGAACCGCATTTTGGAAGTCACCAGGGCTTATGGTACTGGACGCGACACTCTTCGTTGCCTGGCCCTGGCCACTGCTGATAACCCAATGAAACCTGAAGAAATGGATTTGGGAGACTCCACCAAATTCTACACTTATGAGGTCAATCTGACCTTCGTTGGTGTAGTGGGCATGTTGGACCCTCCACGTAAGGAAGTGACCGATGCTATTGTTCGATGCCGTGCCGCTGGAATCCGTGTAATTGTAATCACTGGTGACAATAAGTCCACCGCTGAAGCAATTTGTAGACGTATTGGAGTTTTTGGTGAAGATGAAGACACCACTGGCAAGTCTTATTCTGGTAGGGAGTTCGATGACCTATCCCCAGCTGAACAAAAGGCCGCATGTGCTCGTGCTCGATTGTTCTCCCGTGTGGAACCGGCGCACAAGTCTAAGATTGTTGAATATTTGCAGAGTATGAACGAAATTTCTGCCATG ACTGGTGATGGTGTAAACGATGCTCCAGCCTTAAAGAAGGCCGAAATTGGTATCGCCATGGGTTCTGGTACTGCTGTGGCCAAATCTGCTGCTGAAATGGTGTTGGCTGATGACAACTTCTCAAGTATAGTAGCTGCAGTAGAGGAAGGCCGTGCCATTTACAACAACATGAAGCAATTTATCCGTTACTTGATTTCGTCCAATATTGGTGAA GTAGTCTCCATCTTTTTAACCGCCGCCTTAGGTCTTCCCGAAGCCTTAATCCCCGTACAATTACTGTGGGTCAATTTGGTAACGGACGGTTTGCCAGCCACTGCCCTCGGTTTCAACCCCCCTGACTTGGACATTATGACGAAACCACCACGTAAAGCTGACGAATCTCTTATTTCAGGATGGTTATTCTTCAG GTATTTGGCTATTGGTGGATACGTAGGTGCTGCCACCGTCGGTGCTGCAGCTTGGTGGTTTATGAGCTCTCCCGAAGGACCTCAAATGAGTTACTACCAACTG ACCCACCACTTGCAATGTCATGGAAATGGACCAGAATTCAAGGGCATTGATTGCAAAGTTTTCACCGATCCCCACCCAATGACCATGGCCTTGTCTGTGTTGGTAACCATTGAGATGTTAAACGCCATGAACAG TTTGTCTGAAAACCAGTCTTTGATTGCCATGCCCCCATGGTGCAACTTGTGGTTGATTGGTTCCATGGCCCTTTCTTTCACGCTTCACTTTGTCATCCTTTATGTGGACGTGCTTTCC GTGGTATTCCAAGTGTGTCCATTGACATTGGAGGAGTGGTTAACGGTCATGAAATTCTCCATTCCAGTAATATTACTCGACGAAACGCTGAAATTCGTCGCCAGAAAGATCACAGACGGTGAGAATCCGATTTATACTGTGCATTGGATTATACTAATGTGGGCTGTGTTCTTTGGCTTGATTTTGTGGAGCCCCATATAA
- the SERCA gene encoding calcium-transporting ATPase sarcoplasmic/endoplasmic reticulum type isoform X3, with protein sequence MEDAHTKSVDEVLKYFSADPERGLSIDQVKRNQEKYGPNELPAEEGKSIWTLVLEQFDDLLVKILLLAAIISFVLALFEEHDGAFTAFVEPFVILLILIANAVVGVWQERNAESAIEALKEYEPEMGKVIRGDKPGVQKLRAREIVPGDIVEISVGDKIPADIRITKIFSTTLRIDQSILTGESVSVIKHTDPVPDPRAVNQDKKNILFSGTNVAAGKARGVVIGTGLATAIGKIRTEMSETEEIKTPLQQKLDEFGEQLSKVISVICVAVWAINIGHFNDPAHGGSWIKGAVYYFKIAVALAVAAIPEGLPAVITTCLALGTRRMAKKNAIVRSLPSVETLGCTSVICSDKTGTLTTNQMSVSRMFIFDKVEGNDSSINEFEITGSTYEPIGEVFLKGQKVKSSEFDSLHELGTICIMCNDSAIDFNEFKQCFEKVGEATETALIVLAEKMNPFNITKSGDRRQTAICVRQDIETKWKKEFTLEFSRDRKSMSSYCIPLKPTRLGNGPKLFVKGAPEGVLDRCTHVRVGQNKVPLTSAIKNRILEVTRAYGTGRDTLRCLALATADNPMKPEEMDLGDSTKFYTYEVNLTFVGVVGMLDPPRKEVTDAIVRCRAAGIRVIVITGDNKSTAEAICRRIGVFGEDEDTTGKSYSGREFDDLSPAEQKAACARARLFSRVEPAHKSKIVEYLQSMNEISAMTGDGVNDAPALKKAEIGIAMGSGTAVAKSAAEMVLADDNFSSIVAAVEEGRAIYNNMKQFIRYLISSNIGEVVSIFLTAALGLPEALIPVQLLWVNLVTDGLPATALGFNPPDLDIMTKPPRKADESLISGWLFFRYLAIGGYVGAATVGAAAWWFMSSPEGPQMSYYQLTHHLQCHGNGPEFKGIDCKVFTDPHPMTMALSVLVTIEMLNAMNSLSENQSLIAMPPWCNLWLIGSMALSFTLHFVILYVDVLSVVFQVCPLTLEEWLTVMKFSIPVILLDETLKFVARKITDVAKPVHRM encoded by the exons gtaTTAGCGTTATTTGAAGAACATGACGGAGCGTTCACAGCATTCGTGGAACCTTTTGTTATTCTCCTTATCCTCATTGCCAATGCCGTAGTAGGTGTCTGGCAG GAACGCAATGCTGAATCTGCAATTGAAGCACTCAAAGAATACGAGCCGGAAATGGGTAAAGTCATCCGAGGCGACAAACCGGGAGTACAAAAACTTAGAGCTAGAGAAATCGTACCTGGAGACATCGTTGAAATTTCTGTGGGCGACAAAATCCCCGCGGATATTCGTATCACTAAAATCTTCTCGACTACCTTGAGAATCGATCAGTCCATCTTAACCGGCGAATCCGTCTCTGTGATAAAACATACTGACCCTGTTCCGGATCCTCGTGCTGTTAACCAAGACAAGAAAAACATTCTCTTCTCTGGTACCAATGTCGCTGCAGGAAAAGCCCGCGGAGTCGTCATTGGAACTGGTTTAGCCACTGCCATTGGTAAAATCAGAACTGAGATGTCTGAAACTGAAGAGATCAAGACTCCCTTGCAACAAAAACTCGATGAATTTGGCGAACAATTGTCCAAGGTTATTTCTGTTATTTGTGTTGCTGTCTGGGCTATTAATATCGGTCATTTCAACGACCCCGCTCATGGTGGATCATGGATTAAGGGTGCTGTCTATTACTTCAAAATTGCAGTCGCTCTGGCTGTAGCAGCTATCCCTGAAGGTCTGCCTGCTGTCATCACCACTTGTCTCGCCTTGGGTACCCGTCGTATGGCCAAGAAGAACGCCATCGTCAGATCTTTGCCTTCTGTAGAAACCCTCGGTTGTACTTCTGTGATTTGCTCCGATAAAACTGGAACACTGACAACAAACCAGATGTCCGTCTCTCGCATGTTTATCTTCGATAAAGTTGAAGGAAACGACAGCAGTATCAATGAGTTCGAAATCACCGGTTCCACCTACGAGCCCATTGGAGAAGTATTCCTCAAAGGCCAAAAAGTGAAGAGCTCCGAGTTTGATTCCTTGCACGAATTGGGTACCATCTGCATCATGTGCAACGATTCTGCCATTGATTTTAACGAGTTTAAACAATGCTTTGAGAag GTTGGTGAAGCCACTGAAACTGCTTTGATAGTATTGGCTGAAAAAATGAATCCATTCAACATCACCAAATCCGGAGATAGGCGCCAGACCGCAATTTGCGTCCGACAGGACATCGAGACTAAATGGAAGAAGGAGTTCACCCTAGAATTCTCCCGTGATCGCAAGTCCATGTCATCCTATTGCATCCCTCTTAAACCCACACGTCTTGGCAACGGACCCAAATTGTTTGTTAAAGGAGCTCCTGAAGGTGTTTTGGATAGGTGCACTCACGTACGCGTTGGCCAAAACAAAGTCCCACTTACCAGTGCCATCAAGAACCGCATTTTGGAAGTCACCAGGGCTTATGGTACTGGACGCGACACTCTTCGTTGCCTGGCCCTGGCCACTGCTGATAACCCAATGAAACCTGAAGAAATGGATTTGGGAGACTCCACCAAATTCTACACTTATGAGGTCAATCTGACCTTCGTTGGTGTAGTGGGCATGTTGGACCCTCCACGTAAGGAAGTGACCGATGCTATTGTTCGATGCCGTGCCGCTGGAATCCGTGTAATTGTAATCACTGGTGACAATAAGTCCACCGCTGAAGCAATTTGTAGACGTATTGGAGTTTTTGGTGAAGATGAAGACACCACTGGCAAGTCTTATTCTGGTAGGGAGTTCGATGACCTATCCCCAGCTGAACAAAAGGCCGCATGTGCTCGTGCTCGATTGTTCTCCCGTGTGGAACCGGCGCACAAGTCTAAGATTGTTGAATATTTGCAGAGTATGAACGAAATTTCTGCCATG ACTGGTGATGGTGTAAACGATGCTCCAGCCTTAAAGAAGGCCGAAATTGGTATCGCCATGGGTTCTGGTACTGCTGTGGCCAAATCTGCTGCTGAAATGGTGTTGGCTGATGACAACTTCTCAAGTATAGTAGCTGCAGTAGAGGAAGGCCGTGCCATTTACAACAACATGAAGCAATTTATCCGTTACTTGATTTCGTCCAATATTGGTGAA GTAGTCTCCATCTTTTTAACCGCCGCCTTAGGTCTTCCCGAAGCCTTAATCCCCGTACAATTACTGTGGGTCAATTTGGTAACGGACGGTTTGCCAGCCACTGCCCTCGGTTTCAACCCCCCTGACTTGGACATTATGACGAAACCACCACGTAAAGCTGACGAATCTCTTATTTCAGGATGGTTATTCTTCAG GTATTTGGCTATTGGTGGATACGTAGGTGCTGCCACCGTCGGTGCTGCAGCTTGGTGGTTTATGAGCTCTCCCGAAGGACCTCAAATGAGTTACTACCAACTG ACCCACCACTTGCAATGTCATGGAAATGGACCAGAATTCAAGGGCATTGATTGCAAAGTTTTCACCGATCCCCACCCAATGACCATGGCCTTGTCTGTGTTGGTAACCATTGAGATGTTAAACGCCATGAACAG TTTGTCTGAAAACCAGTCTTTGATTGCCATGCCCCCATGGTGCAACTTGTGGTTGATTGGTTCCATGGCCCTTTCTTTCACGCTTCACTTTGTCATCCTTTATGTGGACGTGCTTTCC GTGGTATTCCAAGTGTGTCCATTGACATTGGAGGAGTGGTTAACGGTCATGAAATTCTCCATTCCAGTAATATTACTCGACGAAACGCTGAAATTCGTCGCCAGAAAGATCACAGACG taGCAAAACCGGTACACCGAATGTGA
- the LOC136338935 gene encoding carboxypeptidase D-like gives MPKYFQQSRNVRYPTNTQSRLHFCEKIEMTKIIIFLIFTINFLNYVFSDLQFKYHTNSELQEVLESFKTAVKHPMRANLYSIGRTTDGNDMWVVEITATPERMFNVPNVKLIGNIHGNEPVGREMLLHFMHYLRVEYQKANETISLLLNSTRIHILPSMNPDGFSRSLMGDCDSNRGRSNGKGHTDLNRSFLDLYNEYDINGQKESNAVIKWMEEIPFVLSGVFHGGAVVASYPYDSLKANSLDSQEESSFLTPDNDVFIHLSTTYAKNHREMSMGKYCNVSYTKFPGGITNGALWYSFSGGMQDYNYFYHGCMEVTLEISCCKYPHFSKLEKLWDDNREALVAFCKEAPNGVHGQILDKGTQKPIGGAELKISGRNMTFFSFKETGEFWRILLPGNYIIEAKAEGYKRTKKAFKITLGNLSIKLNIFLKKIRSSTEIFSNKKLEDMLGIFSDNSNTLCLNPINTRSVGCVLNPFIPNNLSKSLTVTIYSNYNIYLHIYYLISIHFFLK, from the exons AtgccaaaatatttccaacagTCTAGAAATGTACGTTATCCGACCAACACTCAATCCAGATTACACTTTTGCGAGAAAATAGAAATgactaaaattataatttttcttatttttaccATAAACTTCTTGAATTATGTATTTAGTGACTTGCAATTTAAATACCACACCAATAGTGAACTTCAGGAAGTTTTGGAGAGCTTCAAAACCGCGGTAAAGCATCCGATGAGAGCTAATTTGTATTCGATTGGTCGAACTACAGACG GTAATGATATGTGGGTAGTGGAAATAACTGCAACTCCTGAAAGGATGTTCAATGTTCCTAATGTTAAGCTTATAGGGAATATTCATGGTAATGAGCCAGTGGGCAGGGAAATGCTTTTGCACTTTATGCAT TATTTGAGAGTTGAGTATCAGAAAGCAAACGAAACAATTTCTCTCTTGCTAAATAGCACCAGAATTCATATTTTACCTTCAATGAATCCTGATGGGTTTAGCAGATCGCTGATGGGCGATTGCGATAGTAATCGTGGAAGGTCCAATGGTAAAGGGCATACAGATTTGAACAGAAGTTTTCTtg ACCTATACAATGAGTATGATATAAATGGTCAAAAAGAGTCTAATGCAGTGATAAAATGGATGGAAGAAATTCCTTTTGTGCTTTCTGGGGTATTTCACGGAGGGGCTGTTGTGGCCAGTTATCCTTATGATAGTCTTAAAGCAAACA GTTTGGATTCTCAAGAAGAGTCGTCTTTCTTAACCCCAGATAACGATGTTTTCATCCATTTAAGCACAACATACGCTAAGAATCACAGAGAAATGTCCATGGGGAAATACTGCAATGTTTCCTACACGAAGTTTCCAGGAGGGATTACCAATGGGGCTTTGTGGTATTCATTCAGCG GTGGCATGCAGGATTACAATTATTTCTATCATGGCTGTATGGAGGTGACACTTGAGATATCTTGTTGCAAATATCCACATTTTAGCAAATTAGAAAAGCTTTGGGATGATAACAGAGAA gcTTTGGTCGCATTTTGCAAGGAAGCACCCAACGGGGTTCATGGGCAAATCTTGGATAAAGGCACTCAGAAACCGATTGGTGGagctgaattaaaaatatcaggcagaaatatgactttttttagtttcaagGAAACTGGAGAATTTTGGAGAATTCTCCTCCCTGGAAATTATATCATCGAG GCGAAAGCCGAAGGGTATAAGAGAACAAAGAAAGCTTTTAAAATAACCTTAGGGAATCTAAgtataaaattgaatatatttttgaagaaaattcgCAGTTCGACTGAAATATTCAGTAATAAGAAATTGGAGGACATGCTCGGAATCTTTTCAGATAACAGTAACACTTTGTGCCTTAATCCCATTAATACACGAAGTGTTGGTTGTGTCCTGAACCCGTTTATACCAAATAATTTATCCAAGAGCCTTACAGTAACCATCTACAGTAACTACAATAtctatttacatatttattatcttatttcaattcatttttttctcaaataa
- the SERCA gene encoding calcium-transporting ATPase sarcoplasmic/endoplasmic reticulum type isoform X2 translates to MEDAHTKSVDEVLKYFSADPERGLSIDQVKRNQEKYGPNELPAEEGKSIWTLVLEQFDDLLVKILLLAAIISFVLALFEEHDGAFTAFVEPFVILLILIANAVVGVWQERNAESAIEALKEYEPEMGKVIRGDKPGVQKLRAREIVPGDIVEISVGDKIPADIRITKIFSTTLRIDQSILTGESVSVIKHTDPVPDPRAVNQDKKNILFSGTNVAAGKARGVVIGTGLATAIGKIRTEMSETEEIKTPLQQKLDEFGEQLSKVISVICVAVWAINIGHFNDPAHGGSWIKGAVYYFKIAVALAVAAIPEGLPAVITTCLALGTRRMAKKNAIVRSLPSVETLGCTSVICSDKTGTLTTNQMSVSRMFIFDKVEGNDSSINEFEITGSTYEPIGEVFLKGQKVKSSEFDSLHELGTICIMCNDSAIDFNEFKQCFEKVGEATETALIVLAEKMNPFNITKSGDRRQTAICVRQDIETKWKKEFTLEFSRDRKSMSSYCIPLKPTRLGNGPKLFVKGAPEGVLDRCTHVRVGQNKVPLTSAIKNRILEVTRAYGTGRDTLRCLALATADNPMKPEEMDLGDSTKFYTYEVNLTFVGVVGMLDPPRKEVTDAIVRCRAAGIRVIVITGDNKSTAEAICRRIGVFGEDEDTTGKSYSGREFDDLSPAEQKAACARARLFSRVEPAHKSKIVEYLQSMNEISAMTGDGVNDAPALKKAEIGIAMGSGTAVAKSAAEMVLADDNFSSIVAAVEEGRAIYNNMKQFIRYLISSNIGEVVSIFLTAALGLPEALIPVQLLWVNLVTDGLPATALGFNPPDLDIMTKPPRKADESLISGWLFFRYLAIGGYVGAATVGAAAWWFMSSPEGPQMSYYQLTHHLQCHGNGPEFKGIDCKVFTDPHPMTMALSVLVTIEMLNAMNSLSENQSLIAMPPWCNLWLIGSMALSFTLHFVILYVDVLSVVFQVCPLTLEEWLTVMKFSIPVILLDETLKFVARKITDVGEVVVDRW, encoded by the exons gtaTTAGCGTTATTTGAAGAACATGACGGAGCGTTCACAGCATTCGTGGAACCTTTTGTTATTCTCCTTATCCTCATTGCCAATGCCGTAGTAGGTGTCTGGCAG GAACGCAATGCTGAATCTGCAATTGAAGCACTCAAAGAATACGAGCCGGAAATGGGTAAAGTCATCCGAGGCGACAAACCGGGAGTACAAAAACTTAGAGCTAGAGAAATCGTACCTGGAGACATCGTTGAAATTTCTGTGGGCGACAAAATCCCCGCGGATATTCGTATCACTAAAATCTTCTCGACTACCTTGAGAATCGATCAGTCCATCTTAACCGGCGAATCCGTCTCTGTGATAAAACATACTGACCCTGTTCCGGATCCTCGTGCTGTTAACCAAGACAAGAAAAACATTCTCTTCTCTGGTACCAATGTCGCTGCAGGAAAAGCCCGCGGAGTCGTCATTGGAACTGGTTTAGCCACTGCCATTGGTAAAATCAGAACTGAGATGTCTGAAACTGAAGAGATCAAGACTCCCTTGCAACAAAAACTCGATGAATTTGGCGAACAATTGTCCAAGGTTATTTCTGTTATTTGTGTTGCTGTCTGGGCTATTAATATCGGTCATTTCAACGACCCCGCTCATGGTGGATCATGGATTAAGGGTGCTGTCTATTACTTCAAAATTGCAGTCGCTCTGGCTGTAGCAGCTATCCCTGAAGGTCTGCCTGCTGTCATCACCACTTGTCTCGCCTTGGGTACCCGTCGTATGGCCAAGAAGAACGCCATCGTCAGATCTTTGCCTTCTGTAGAAACCCTCGGTTGTACTTCTGTGATTTGCTCCGATAAAACTGGAACACTGACAACAAACCAGATGTCCGTCTCTCGCATGTTTATCTTCGATAAAGTTGAAGGAAACGACAGCAGTATCAATGAGTTCGAAATCACCGGTTCCACCTACGAGCCCATTGGAGAAGTATTCCTCAAAGGCCAAAAAGTGAAGAGCTCCGAGTTTGATTCCTTGCACGAATTGGGTACCATCTGCATCATGTGCAACGATTCTGCCATTGATTTTAACGAGTTTAAACAATGCTTTGAGAag GTTGGTGAAGCCACTGAAACTGCTTTGATAGTATTGGCTGAAAAAATGAATCCATTCAACATCACCAAATCCGGAGATAGGCGCCAGACCGCAATTTGCGTCCGACAGGACATCGAGACTAAATGGAAGAAGGAGTTCACCCTAGAATTCTCCCGTGATCGCAAGTCCATGTCATCCTATTGCATCCCTCTTAAACCCACACGTCTTGGCAACGGACCCAAATTGTTTGTTAAAGGAGCTCCTGAAGGTGTTTTGGATAGGTGCACTCACGTACGCGTTGGCCAAAACAAAGTCCCACTTACCAGTGCCATCAAGAACCGCATTTTGGAAGTCACCAGGGCTTATGGTACTGGACGCGACACTCTTCGTTGCCTGGCCCTGGCCACTGCTGATAACCCAATGAAACCTGAAGAAATGGATTTGGGAGACTCCACCAAATTCTACACTTATGAGGTCAATCTGACCTTCGTTGGTGTAGTGGGCATGTTGGACCCTCCACGTAAGGAAGTGACCGATGCTATTGTTCGATGCCGTGCCGCTGGAATCCGTGTAATTGTAATCACTGGTGACAATAAGTCCACCGCTGAAGCAATTTGTAGACGTATTGGAGTTTTTGGTGAAGATGAAGACACCACTGGCAAGTCTTATTCTGGTAGGGAGTTCGATGACCTATCCCCAGCTGAACAAAAGGCCGCATGTGCTCGTGCTCGATTGTTCTCCCGTGTGGAACCGGCGCACAAGTCTAAGATTGTTGAATATTTGCAGAGTATGAACGAAATTTCTGCCATG ACTGGTGATGGTGTAAACGATGCTCCAGCCTTAAAGAAGGCCGAAATTGGTATCGCCATGGGTTCTGGTACTGCTGTGGCCAAATCTGCTGCTGAAATGGTGTTGGCTGATGACAACTTCTCAAGTATAGTAGCTGCAGTAGAGGAAGGCCGTGCCATTTACAACAACATGAAGCAATTTATCCGTTACTTGATTTCGTCCAATATTGGTGAA GTAGTCTCCATCTTTTTAACCGCCGCCTTAGGTCTTCCCGAAGCCTTAATCCCCGTACAATTACTGTGGGTCAATTTGGTAACGGACGGTTTGCCAGCCACTGCCCTCGGTTTCAACCCCCCTGACTTGGACATTATGACGAAACCACCACGTAAAGCTGACGAATCTCTTATTTCAGGATGGTTATTCTTCAG GTATTTGGCTATTGGTGGATACGTAGGTGCTGCCACCGTCGGTGCTGCAGCTTGGTGGTTTATGAGCTCTCCCGAAGGACCTCAAATGAGTTACTACCAACTG ACCCACCACTTGCAATGTCATGGAAATGGACCAGAATTCAAGGGCATTGATTGCAAAGTTTTCACCGATCCCCACCCAATGACCATGGCCTTGTCTGTGTTGGTAACCATTGAGATGTTAAACGCCATGAACAG TTTGTCTGAAAACCAGTCTTTGATTGCCATGCCCCCATGGTGCAACTTGTGGTTGATTGGTTCCATGGCCCTTTCTTTCACGCTTCACTTTGTCATCCTTTATGTGGACGTGCTTTCC GTGGTATTCCAAGTGTGTCCATTGACATTGGAGGAGTGGTTAACGGTCATGAAATTCTCCATTCCAGTAATATTACTCGACGAAACGCTGAAATTCGTCGCCAGAAAGATCACAGACG tggGTGAAGTTGTAGTAGATAGATGGTAA